Proteins found in one Paludisphaera rhizosphaerae genomic segment:
- a CDS encoding glycosyltransferase translates to MDVALYLSEASFWTSERSSEPFGRTPFTPVASWLVDAARPRWLVQLGLREPGVYFALCDAVRRLGLDARCAVVDIVPDDEGQSFAQASLKRIRGAHDRNYSAVSRRLQLQTDECVDAFDDATIDVLHLATSEDAEAFLSAFDAWRPKLSDRAVLILPRTCVSGRSGGADAFRKLAARHPSFEFTHGEGLGLIAVGSMIPRRLQALFDADAIPARRNIIRSIYARLGAAAAPRDEADSILAIRDSETEAMTGGDAAAVVALREQLYMLRDELAAVDDRRQTVALERDALARMEPELRRDLDFHKDRHEAYRTLLTETQRRLNELQASPVLATVDRLRQARRRYFPETRLHGRCLRLTLRFVRTAATDGLRPALGRVSRRFQSKARKSLGLTPPPAPPVETAPISEDAQPLATTPFESLPWRWTGEESRDGTARARASFKILLVSHSACRTGAPLCLLRLCEELSKLPDFECWMVLKTGGELEDEFAKVAPTLHVGDLVHAGLCPWSDTPWAVASRFREYAPDGIAVCNTMAVSHFHEALAAAGVPVFSWIHELPTFIDILGGDEAIARIKAASRRTIVPADVVRDSLVSGFGIDRERVQTVRYGLDARTPDVSREEARRAVRAELGLPDDARIVLGCGTIDLRKGADVFVQVGVKYLAEAEPGENTWFVWFGKVVDKNFARWIQHDAEIVGVADRVVFAGVREDLTPYLCAADLFLLTSREDPCPFANLEAMEAALPVVAFENSGGAPEVLGGGGVVVPYVDVIAMAQAVRKLLSDPNGLLEMGRQGRDLIRGQFTWPRFMGEFLGILQSHFGYRPRPELKVSVIVPNYRHAPFLEERLRSVFDQTVRPHEIIFLDDASPDDSVEVARRLAPLAPVPMRIVVNEKNSGSTFRQWLKGMELATGDLIWFAESDDSAHPRFLEKLIPEFHDPEVVLAYSQSALIGPRGERWASDFLGHTDDLNPGRWRSRYKASGAEEAEVGLSQKNTIPNASAVLFRKPAQIDFAEELSGMRFAGDWLFYGLILRGGKIAFVPESLNRYRRHDQTVSFESLKADTHAEETLYAKFRIFETFDVSLNAMTRSLGQTLFEYDFLTENFGLKRPPLSANVRAAGPLAKIVARMRGKLGSPEGQRVLLVADGRETGTAAATTADLANALAVDHQVFVCCAWPSPANAALASLLDDGVALLEGTLGVTPWSAAPEDPVASASRLRETILQELIRIHQIEVIHSRSDSADRLVAQVAAGLNVPWFVHMNPGRDGWMNDWPVADRISGVFYEDPSALSVSETRPELASKRWIRLHPAFGMETSAFPASPKIIRRDGEFLVYLIADDPAEAMAAVRIVNRLGAAELGGRRVRLVMTGPPIEEADRATAVAVPHGDPRGLMSQCDAALAPQANPGPEALGLAALAFSCRLPIIAPEGGVIHELATLDGLTAGIAAKLDGRASLDAHRMAAAILRYLGDADLYDAHCDLAGAVSDANFRIERAAAVCSEAYAHARDFVVFRRDGRPTIAPPEQARGASRGTA, encoded by the coding sequence ATGGACGTCGCGCTCTACTTATCGGAAGCCTCGTTTTGGACGTCGGAGCGGTCCTCTGAGCCGTTCGGTCGCACGCCCTTTACGCCGGTCGCCTCCTGGCTGGTCGATGCTGCACGGCCGCGTTGGCTCGTTCAGTTGGGGCTTCGAGAACCTGGCGTCTACTTTGCCCTCTGCGACGCCGTGCGGCGATTGGGGCTCGATGCTCGTTGCGCAGTCGTGGACATCGTCCCCGACGACGAAGGCCAGTCGTTCGCTCAGGCTTCGCTCAAGCGGATACGCGGGGCGCATGACCGCAACTACTCCGCCGTTTCGCGACGCCTTCAGCTTCAGACGGACGAGTGCGTCGACGCCTTCGACGACGCTACGATCGACGTGCTTCATCTGGCGACCTCCGAGGACGCCGAAGCCTTCCTGTCGGCCTTCGACGCCTGGCGGCCGAAGCTCTCCGATCGCGCTGTCCTGATTCTGCCCCGGACGTGCGTCTCGGGTCGCTCCGGAGGCGCGGATGCGTTTCGGAAGCTTGCGGCGCGGCATCCTTCGTTCGAGTTCACCCACGGCGAGGGGTTGGGCTTGATCGCTGTGGGCTCGATGATCCCCCGACGGCTTCAGGCTCTCTTTGACGCCGATGCGATTCCGGCCCGTCGCAACATCATTCGGTCGATCTACGCCCGTCTGGGGGCCGCAGCCGCCCCGAGGGACGAGGCCGACTCGATCCTGGCGATCCGTGATTCCGAAACCGAGGCGATGACCGGCGGCGACGCCGCAGCGGTCGTGGCGCTCCGTGAGCAGCTTTACATGCTTCGGGACGAGTTGGCCGCTGTCGACGACCGCCGCCAGACCGTCGCCCTGGAACGAGACGCCCTGGCGCGCATGGAGCCCGAACTGCGTCGCGACCTGGACTTTCACAAGGACCGGCACGAGGCCTATCGGACGCTTCTGACGGAAACCCAAAGGCGACTGAATGAACTCCAGGCGAGCCCGGTCCTGGCGACCGTCGATCGGCTTCGGCAGGCTCGCCGACGATACTTCCCCGAAACTCGCTTGCATGGCCGTTGTCTGAGACTTACGCTCCGTTTCGTTCGAACGGCGGCGACCGATGGACTACGCCCGGCCCTTGGTCGGGTGTCTCGGCGTTTCCAGAGCAAGGCCCGGAAGTCGCTGGGACTGACGCCTCCGCCTGCGCCACCGGTCGAGACCGCCCCGATCTCCGAGGACGCGCAGCCGCTTGCGACCACGCCCTTCGAGAGCCTCCCCTGGCGATGGACCGGCGAGGAGTCGCGCGACGGGACAGCACGAGCGCGGGCCTCTTTCAAGATCCTCTTGGTGTCACACTCGGCCTGCCGCACGGGGGCTCCGCTCTGCTTGCTGAGGCTGTGTGAGGAACTCTCGAAACTCCCCGACTTCGAGTGCTGGATGGTTCTCAAGACCGGCGGCGAGTTGGAGGACGAGTTTGCGAAGGTCGCCCCGACGCTCCACGTAGGTGACCTGGTCCATGCGGGCCTCTGCCCCTGGAGCGACACCCCGTGGGCGGTGGCGTCACGGTTTCGAGAGTACGCGCCGGACGGGATCGCCGTTTGCAATACGATGGCCGTGAGCCATTTTCACGAAGCCCTGGCCGCCGCCGGCGTTCCGGTTTTCTCCTGGATTCACGAGCTGCCGACGTTCATCGACATCCTCGGAGGCGACGAGGCCATCGCCCGAATCAAGGCGGCCAGTCGACGAACGATCGTCCCGGCCGACGTGGTTCGGGACTCGCTCGTCTCGGGATTCGGGATCGATCGTGAGCGGGTCCAGACGGTCCGTTACGGTCTCGACGCCCGGACGCCGGACGTCTCACGCGAGGAAGCGCGCCGAGCCGTGCGCGCTGAACTCGGACTCCCCGACGACGCCCGGATCGTCCTCGGCTGCGGAACGATCGACCTCCGCAAGGGCGCGGATGTCTTCGTGCAGGTCGGCGTGAAGTATCTCGCGGAGGCTGAGCCGGGAGAGAATACCTGGTTCGTGTGGTTCGGGAAGGTGGTCGACAAGAACTTCGCCCGCTGGATCCAGCACGACGCCGAAATCGTCGGGGTGGCGGATCGGGTCGTCTTCGCCGGCGTCCGCGAGGACCTCACGCCGTACCTCTGCGCGGCCGACCTCTTCCTGCTGACCTCGCGCGAAGACCCCTGTCCCTTCGCCAACCTCGAAGCGATGGAGGCGGCGCTCCCGGTCGTTGCGTTCGAGAATTCCGGCGGCGCGCCCGAGGTGCTCGGCGGCGGCGGCGTGGTCGTCCCGTACGTTGACGTGATCGCCATGGCTCAGGCGGTCCGCAAGCTCCTTTCCGATCCGAACGGCCTTCTGGAGATGGGGCGTCAGGGACGCGACCTCATCCGTGGGCAGTTCACCTGGCCTCGGTTCATGGGCGAGTTCCTGGGGATTCTTCAGTCCCACTTCGGCTATCGTCCGAGACCCGAACTCAAGGTGTCGGTGATCGTCCCGAACTACCGCCACGCCCCGTTCCTGGAGGAGCGACTCCGCAGCGTCTTCGATCAGACCGTACGGCCTCACGAGATCATCTTCCTGGACGACGCCTCACCCGACGACAGCGTCGAGGTGGCTCGTCGGCTCGCGCCCTTGGCGCCTGTCCCGATGCGGATCGTCGTGAATGAGAAGAACAGCGGCAGCACCTTCCGCCAGTGGCTCAAGGGAATGGAACTGGCGACCGGCGATCTAATCTGGTTCGCCGAATCCGACGACTCCGCGCATCCCCGGTTTCTCGAGAAGCTGATTCCAGAGTTCCACGACCCCGAGGTCGTGCTGGCCTATTCTCAGTCCGCGCTGATCGGCCCTCGGGGAGAGCGTTGGGCGTCTGATTTCCTGGGCCATACCGACGACCTCAACCCCGGCCGCTGGCGCTCCCGCTACAAGGCGAGCGGCGCTGAGGAGGCTGAAGTCGGGCTGAGTCAGAAGAACACGATTCCCAACGCCAGCGCCGTCCTCTTCCGCAAGCCCGCTCAGATCGATTTCGCCGAGGAACTCTCGGGGATGCGGTTCGCGGGCGACTGGTTGTTCTACGGCCTGATTCTCCGAGGCGGTAAGATCGCGTTCGTCCCGGAATCACTCAACCGCTATCGAAGACACGACCAGACGGTCTCGTTCGAGTCGCTCAAGGCGGACACCCACGCGGAAGAGACGCTCTACGCCAAGTTCCGCATTTTCGAGACGTTCGACGTCTCGTTGAATGCGATGACTCGCAGCCTCGGACAGACCCTATTCGAATACGACTTCCTGACCGAGAACTTCGGTCTCAAGCGTCCGCCGCTCTCCGCCAACGTTCGGGCTGCTGGTCCGCTGGCGAAGATCGTCGCCCGGATGCGTGGGAAGCTCGGCTCGCCCGAGGGCCAGAGAGTCCTGCTGGTGGCCGACGGCCGCGAGACGGGGACGGCCGCCGCCACGACCGCCGATCTGGCGAATGCCCTGGCCGTCGATCATCAGGTCTTCGTCTGCTGCGCCTGGCCGTCGCCTGCGAACGCCGCACTCGCATCGCTGCTGGACGACGGGGTAGCCCTCCTTGAGGGAACTCTGGGCGTTACTCCCTGGTCAGCCGCCCCCGAAGATCCTGTCGCGTCGGCCAGCCGCCTCCGCGAGACGATCCTTCAGGAACTCATCCGCATTCACCAGATCGAGGTGATCCACTCGCGCAGCGATTCGGCCGATCGGCTCGTCGCGCAGGTGGCCGCTGGTTTGAACGTCCCCTGGTTCGTTCATATGAATCCCGGTCGAGACGGCTGGATGAACGATTGGCCGGTCGCCGACCGGATCTCGGGCGTCTTCTACGAAGATCCGTCGGCCCTGTCGGTGTCTGAGACTCGGCCCGAGCTGGCCTCCAAACGTTGGATCCGCCTCCATCCAGCATTTGGAATGGAGACCTCGGCGTTCCCAGCTTCGCCGAAGATCATCCGCCGCGACGGCGAGTTTCTCGTCTATCTGATCGCCGACGACCCCGCGGAAGCCATGGCCGCTGTACGCATCGTCAATCGACTCGGTGCGGCCGAGCTCGGCGGGCGCCGCGTGCGACTCGTCATGACGGGGCCTCCGATCGAGGAGGCGGATCGTGCGACGGCCGTCGCGGTGCCGCATGGCGATCCTCGGGGGCTGATGAGCCAGTGCGATGCGGCTCTCGCGCCCCAGGCGAACCCTGGTCCTGAGGCCCTGGGGCTGGCCGCGCTGGCGTTCTCGTGCCGCTTGCCGATCATCGCTCCCGAAGGAGGGGTGATCCACGAGCTTGCCACGTTGGACGGGCTTACCGCTGGGATCGCCGCGAAATTGGACGGTCGTGCGAGCCTCGACGCCCACCGTATGGCCGCGGCCATCCTCCGGTATCTCGGAGACGCCGACCTGTACGATGCCCATTGCGACCTGGCCGGGGCCGTGTCCGACGCAAACTTCCGAATCGAGCGTGCGGCCGCCGTCTGCTCCGAGGCTTACGCGCACGCTCGCGATTTCGTGGTCTTCCGCCGCGATGGTCGACCGACGATCGCACCGCCCGAGCAGGCGCGAGGGGCCTCGCGAGGAACCGCCTGA
- a CDS encoding methyltransferase, which yields MATPDATAPPRRNILSMFFPKTTPVGLAGEGSGASAKVQALEMEISWLNMQIAQFQKEQAMFESAEPFFLGSEHVANFVPPIPGSVGRASVGSPTMAGYLLSSDAWQILLSRWLRPNSVMLDIGCGTGKMARCFAHHPHLKKYVGFDVIPESIEFCKQMLSPRIGPKFEFHHFDLLSCYNPEGKIKPSEVVFPVSTGSVDLAFGISLFTHLFEHDARHYLREVRRALSPAGMFLPSIHINPAPGTRYSGDEVRIDIDPDYFVEMCDDAGMECLVRLGNALGQYTMLFRPKQGEAVSTVVNVGGVKSEAQLAEAAKPKPPGVPVPPNGGALSEETLRFNKQWADKEQVTDAVHPKDYIFWFVATHPEMSLEDATKYYFEDGARSASKLDGHFTRHFGADKQVKLLEFASGYGCVSRHLKKNPRIDLTSCDIHPEAIEFLTNKIGVKALQSAHTPEDFTTPEKYDAIFALSFFSHMPKTTFGRWIKALYGALNPGGCLLFTTHGVKSCQGLQITVDDADEEGFWFQARSEQHDLDVAEYGLTLSLPSYVIPTVYKNVGAPIVDYRQAEWWYHQDLWVVKKEA from the coding sequence ATGGCGACCCCCGATGCGACCGCCCCGCCCCGCCGGAACATCCTGAGCATGTTCTTCCCCAAGACGACTCCCGTCGGCCTTGCCGGCGAAGGCTCAGGGGCCTCCGCGAAAGTCCAGGCCCTGGAGATGGAGATCTCCTGGCTGAACATGCAGATCGCCCAGTTCCAGAAGGAACAGGCGATGTTCGAATCGGCGGAGCCGTTCTTCCTGGGGAGCGAGCACGTCGCGAACTTCGTCCCGCCGATCCCCGGTTCGGTCGGGCGTGCGTCGGTGGGCAGCCCGACGATGGCGGGTTATCTCCTCAGCAGCGACGCCTGGCAGATCCTGCTGAGCCGCTGGCTCCGGCCCAACTCCGTGATGCTGGACATCGGCTGCGGAACGGGCAAGATGGCCCGCTGCTTCGCCCACCACCCCCACCTCAAGAAGTACGTCGGGTTCGACGTCATCCCAGAGAGCATCGAGTTCTGCAAGCAGATGCTCTCGCCGCGGATCGGGCCGAAGTTTGAATTCCACCACTTCGACCTCCTCTCCTGCTACAACCCCGAGGGGAAGATCAAGCCGAGCGAGGTGGTCTTCCCGGTCTCGACCGGTTCGGTCGACCTGGCGTTCGGGATCTCGCTGTTCACCCACCTCTTCGAGCATGACGCGCGGCATTACCTCCGCGAGGTGCGGCGAGCCCTCAGCCCCGCCGGCATGTTCCTTCCGTCGATCCACATCAACCCCGCGCCGGGCACCCGTTACTCGGGCGACGAGGTCCGCATCGACATCGATCCGGACTACTTCGTTGAGATGTGCGACGACGCTGGGATGGAATGCCTGGTCCGCCTCGGCAACGCGCTGGGCCAGTACACGATGCTCTTCCGCCCCAAGCAGGGCGAGGCGGTCTCGACCGTCGTGAACGTGGGCGGCGTGAAGAGCGAGGCCCAGCTCGCCGAAGCGGCCAAGCCGAAGCCTCCCGGCGTCCCGGTGCCTCCCAACGGCGGCGCCCTCTCTGAGGAGACCCTCCGCTTCAACAAGCAGTGGGCCGACAAGGAGCAGGTGACGGACGCCGTTCATCCCAAGGACTACATCTTCTGGTTCGTGGCCACCCACCCAGAGATGTCCCTTGAGGACGCCACCAAGTACTACTTCGAGGACGGCGCCCGCTCGGCTTCGAAGCTCGACGGCCACTTCACGCGGCACTTCGGCGCCGACAAGCAGGTCAAGCTGCTGGAGTTCGCCTCCGGCTACGGCTGCGTCTCGCGGCACCTCAAGAAGAACCCGCGGATCGACCTGACGAGCTGCGACATCCACCCCGAGGCGATCGAGTTCCTCACGAACAAGATCGGCGTCAAGGCGCTGCAGTCAGCCCACACGCCCGAGGACTTCACGACGCCCGAGAAGTACGACGCGATCTTCGCGCTCTCATTCTTCTCGCACATGCCGAAGACGACCTTCGGCCGATGGATCAAGGCCCTCTACGGCGCTTTGAATCCCGGCGGATGCCTGCTCTTCACCACCCACGGCGTGAAGAGCTGCCAGGGCCTCCAGATCACCGTCGACGACGCCGACGAGGAGGGCTTCTGGTTCCAGGCTCGCAGCGAACAGCACGACCTGGACGTGGCGGAGTACGGCCTGACCCTCAGCCTGCCGAGCTACGTGATCCCCACGGTCTACAAGAACGTCGGCGCTCCGATCGTCGACTACCGCCAGGCCGAGTGGTGGTATCACCAGGACCTCTGGGTCGTCAAGAAAGAAGCTTGA